From a single Desulfatiglans anilini DSM 4660 genomic region:
- a CDS encoding CvpA family protein, with amino-acid sequence MNWLDILIIALMAFLLVRGLFRGFFREVGSLAGVVLGLLAAFRYEANLTGLLKGFLPDWPFLSLLSFALIMLVIMVACNVLSLALKTAFKKVFLGWLDRTLGVAVAFVKGMVVLYLGMVIINFFVPAASPVVAQSKLYPWVVRSSQFVAGQIPPETYEQWKRKFRGERWTGGESGKPDRSESN; translated from the coding sequence ATGAATTGGCTGGACATTCTGATCATAGCGTTGATGGCCTTTCTGTTGGTCAGGGGGCTTTTCCGCGGTTTCTTCCGCGAGGTCGGATCACTCGCGGGGGTCGTGCTCGGGCTCCTTGCCGCTTTTCGATATGAGGCGAATCTGACGGGTCTTCTCAAGGGGTTTCTTCCGGACTGGCCTTTTCTCTCTCTGCTGAGTTTCGCCCTGATCATGCTGGTGATCATGGTTGCCTGCAATGTGCTCAGCCTGGCTCTCAAAACGGCATTCAAGAAGGTTTTCCTCGGCTGGCTCGACCGTACTCTCGGAGTGGCCGTGGCCTTTGTCAAGGGAATGGTGGTGCTTTATCTTGGCATGGTAATCATCAATTTTTTCGTCCCGGCGGCTTCGCCGGTCGTAGCCCAGTCGAAGCTGTATCCCTGGGTCGTCCGGTCTTCCCAGTTCGTGGCAGGGCAGATACCGCCGGAGACTTATGAACAGTGGAAGAGAAAGTTCCGGGGGGAGAGGTGGACCGGCGGCGAATCCGGAAAGCCGGACCGGTCCGAATCGAACTAA
- a CDS encoding lysophospholipid acyltransferase family protein → MRFILLNAYIAIDTILFCLWTAILAIFDRTGDTIHAWVARPWGKSILWGCGVKVRVVGAEGVDGSKPRIYMSNHQSFFDIFALLAYLPVNFKFIMKQELMRIPLFGFAVRRAGYIGIVRDDPRKAVESMNKAAQRIRDGASVLIFPEGTRSIDGSLQGFKRGGFNLAVKSGCDIVPIGISGSHAIVPKGSLRVNRGTIEMRIGAPISLADYGKRDIQKLEMDVWLAIDKLISPHRESAGHPS, encoded by the coding sequence ATGCGATTCATCCTGTTGAATGCCTATATTGCCATCGATACGATTTTGTTCTGTCTGTGGACTGCCATTCTCGCGATCTTCGATCGCACCGGGGACACGATCCATGCCTGGGTGGCGCGCCCCTGGGGGAAAAGCATCCTCTGGGGCTGCGGCGTCAAGGTGCGCGTGGTAGGGGCTGAGGGCGTGGACGGCTCGAAGCCGCGCATCTACATGAGCAACCATCAGAGCTTTTTCGACATCTTCGCCCTTCTGGCATACCTCCCGGTCAACTTCAAGTTCATCATGAAGCAGGAGTTGATGCGTATTCCGCTCTTCGGGTTCGCTGTGCGCCGGGCAGGGTATATCGGCATTGTCCGGGACGACCCGCGCAAGGCCGTCGAAAGCATGAACAAGGCTGCACAGCGCATCCGCGATGGCGCGTCGGTGCTGATCTTCCCTGAAGGGACGCGAAGCATCGACGGGAGCCTCCAGGGGTTCAAGCGCGGCGGGTTCAATCTGGCGGTCAAATCAGGATGCGACATCGTTCCGATCGGCATCAGCGGCAGCCACGCGATCGTTCCCAAAGGCAGCCTCCGCGTGAATCGGGGAACAATCGAGATGAGGATCGGAGCCCCTATTTCCCTGGCGGATTACGGCAAGCGCGATATTCAAAAACTGGAAATGGACGTGTGGCTGGCCATCGACAAATTGATTTCCCCGCACAGGGAATCTGCCGGGCACCCATCGTGA
- the priA gene encoding replication restart helicase PriA, which yields MAARCVKIAVCAPVWGIYTYRVPPSSDARAEVGRRVLVPFGNRTVTGFILSEDGNESGMELKEIQRIFDDPPLFGSAMVPLFEWMADYYVHPPGQVIESVLPAGLNVNPFRCAVLTKEGERALKRLPLEDPARETLGWIGGNPGAKLPWSAKQVDPLVRKGWVSLGTGRRSGRARRLLQRFVCVKDHAGLEAAAAVCARSARAANEQEFLRIFLDRGDAALSRICALFPNGDYLVRKWVRKGVLETFTAPVFRSPGGGTALVPAGPFALNEDQKAVLAWLEASIESGVFAPALLYGVTGSGKTEVYVRAAEKAISLGRQVIVMVPEIALAAYLEGVFRLRLGDRVAVYHSGLSRGERFDAWLQMSAGEVDLVIGARSALFAPVPRLGLIIVDEEHDAAYKQDDRVRYQARDTAVMRAKMEQATVLMGSGTPSVQSFRNACGGRYRMLSMPERVEKRALPRVEMVDMTRSSASDPAGAMLSRELREALKATLEEESQAILFLNRRGFHRLHVCSACGRSLHCPHCDVALTHHLGGRELRCHYCGFKGPVPQACPECGREAIKTYGFGTQKLELELRSLFPSARVARMDTDNTRAKGVSFEILKQFKEQAIDILVGTQMVTKGYDFPRVTLVGVIAADLLLNFPDFRAAERTFQVLSQVAGRAGRGDRPGKVIIQAFNVGHYALQAAMAHDFKGFFEREAALRSGLGYPPFAHLVCIRVQGKDRAKTLACAEELGAGFRRMLSGIAGRKEAVQVMGPVEAPIARIKDRYRWQILLKGRKIAALKHLLESMGEAVRTPPAGVQVAVDVDPYQML from the coding sequence ATGGCCGCTCGATGCGTCAAGATCGCCGTGTGCGCCCCCGTGTGGGGGATATACACGTACCGCGTGCCCCCGTCGTCGGACGCCCGGGCCGAGGTGGGGCGCCGCGTCCTGGTCCCTTTCGGGAACCGTACGGTGACCGGGTTCATCCTGTCCGAGGACGGGAACGAATCGGGCATGGAGCTCAAAGAGATCCAGCGGATCTTCGACGATCCCCCCCTGTTCGGTTCCGCAATGGTGCCCCTGTTCGAGTGGATGGCGGACTACTATGTTCATCCGCCCGGACAGGTCATCGAGAGCGTGCTGCCGGCCGGCCTCAACGTAAACCCATTTCGATGCGCCGTGTTGACCAAAGAGGGCGAGCGCGCTTTGAAGCGTCTGCCGCTTGAAGACCCCGCACGAGAGACCTTGGGGTGGATCGGCGGAAATCCGGGCGCGAAACTGCCCTGGTCTGCCAAGCAGGTCGATCCCCTGGTGCGAAAAGGCTGGGTGAGCCTGGGGACGGGGCGGAGGTCCGGGCGCGCGCGCCGGCTCTTGCAGCGTTTTGTTTGCGTGAAGGATCATGCCGGTCTGGAGGCCGCAGCTGCCGTGTGCGCCCGCAGCGCGCGCGCCGCGAACGAGCAGGAGTTCCTGCGGATCTTCCTGGACCGGGGCGATGCCGCGCTCAGCCGGATCTGTGCGCTTTTTCCCAACGGAGACTACCTCGTTCGAAAGTGGGTTCGGAAAGGGGTGCTCGAGACCTTTACCGCCCCGGTTTTTCGAAGTCCCGGCGGCGGGACCGCACTGGTGCCGGCGGGGCCCTTTGCGCTGAACGAGGACCAGAAAGCGGTGCTGGCATGGTTGGAAGCGAGCATCGAATCGGGTGTGTTCGCCCCCGCGCTCCTCTACGGTGTGACCGGCAGCGGGAAGACCGAGGTCTACGTCCGTGCGGCGGAAAAGGCGATTAGTCTCGGCCGGCAGGTGATCGTCATGGTTCCGGAGATAGCGCTGGCGGCCTATCTGGAGGGTGTTTTCAGACTGCGGCTTGGCGATCGCGTCGCGGTTTACCACAGCGGGCTCAGCAGGGGGGAGCGTTTCGACGCGTGGCTGCAGATGTCGGCGGGGGAGGTGGATCTGGTGATCGGCGCCCGCTCGGCCCTTTTTGCGCCTGTGCCGCGCCTCGGTCTGATCATCGTCGATGAGGAGCATGATGCCGCCTACAAACAGGACGATCGGGTCCGTTACCAGGCCCGGGACACCGCCGTCATGCGCGCAAAGATGGAGCAGGCGACCGTGCTCATGGGGTCTGGGACGCCCTCGGTGCAGTCTTTCCGCAATGCCTGCGGGGGCCGCTACCGGATGCTCTCGATGCCGGAACGCGTGGAAAAAAGGGCCTTGCCCAGAGTCGAGATGGTGGATATGACGCGGAGTTCGGCCTCCGATCCCGCCGGCGCCATGCTCAGCCGAGAGCTCCGGGAGGCGCTGAAGGCGACCCTGGAGGAGGAGTCCCAGGCGATCCTCTTTCTCAATCGGCGGGGGTTTCACCGGCTGCATGTCTGCAGCGCCTGCGGGCGCTCCCTTCATTGCCCGCACTGCGACGTGGCCTTGACCCACCATCTGGGCGGGCGTGAACTTCGTTGCCATTATTGCGGCTTTAAGGGGCCCGTTCCGCAAGCGTGTCCGGAATGCGGCCGCGAGGCGATCAAAACTTACGGGTTCGGCACCCAGAAACTCGAACTCGAGCTGCGGAGTCTCTTCCCTTCGGCCCGGGTGGCGCGCATGGACACCGACAACACCCGGGCGAAGGGGGTGTCCTTCGAGATTCTCAAGCAGTTCAAAGAACAGGCCATTGACATCCTGGTCGGCACCCAGATGGTGACAAAAGGCTACGATTTCCCTCGGGTGACGCTGGTCGGCGTGATCGCGGCGGACCTCCTCCTGAACTTTCCGGATTTCCGGGCGGCCGAGCGCACGTTCCAGGTCCTGAGCCAGGTGGCCGGGCGGGCGGGTCGCGGGGACCGGCCGGGGAAGGTCATCATCCAGGCCTTCAATGTCGGCCACTATGCCTTGCAGGCGGCGATGGCCCATGATTTCAAAGGCTTCTTCGAGCGTGAGGCCGCGCTGAGGTCCGGGCTTGGCTACCCGCCTTTCGCCCACCTGGTCTGCATCCGGGTGCAAGGCAAGGACCGGGCGAAAACGTTGGCCTGCGCGGAGGAGTTGGGAGCGGGTTTCCGGCGTATGCTGAGCGGGATCGCGGGGCGGAAAGAGGCCGTTCAGGTGATGGGACCGGTGGAGGCCCCCATAGCGCGCATCAAGGACCGCTACCGCTGGCAGATTCTTCTGAAGGGCCGTAAGATCGCAGCCTTGAAGCATCTGCTCGAAAGCATGGGCGAAGCGGTGAGGACGCCGCCGGCCGGGGTGCAGGTGGCCGTGGATGTCGACCCCTATCAAATGCTCTAA
- a CDS encoding cache domain-containing protein, protein MISQITDWILRMSLKWKLLLPFLILSFIGTTVLVYIGLRSQEKLIKNEELKELARVYQIFLTVIDHRETQALSLATMVAVNPIAEAALALRDREGLYRSFVPLYDELRKNFGIGQFHFHIPPAKSFLRLHMPEESGEMISYRREVIDAMKSGKAVSGLEWGLTGLGIRGVAPVYYAGELAGTVEIGFPFDAPFLEQLKGQWQTDLTVYEKRGEDNYILLATTVKGYAFYDPFPLNGDLSSGWPRMLISPAGAPDRSVLLGTVSDFYGEMVALVQIEVDRSAIMRRLEKTRNLMFLVGGVGIILSFALTWLVAYLFVRPIVEIVHDADEIARGRREKRLKIRPADEMGRLTISLNTMLDSLQARRREIANYARTLERKVQERTADLVSSEEKYRTLVENIPLIVYRLLDDGTTEFLNPYFTEKLGYSIEEAVGNKRFWWEKVCGYTGGPEDDMVRHCWENGAELRVERIIKSRKGEELIFIDHAIPALDEHGNVKWVDGTMVDITELKLLQERTLQTEEIRVLGEISARFAHEIRNPLAIAGGFARRLCNAMSQDDPHYKFAQIIVEEVARLEDILQIILSSIEPFTLTVSRVDLNKSLQHCLDGLEESIQVRQIHLETIFDPALDAIDGDSDLLHRAFECLLKHAVVSSPRNDSLLVTTEKRNGTCVVKISHRAEGLGDEDLEQFFFPRITGKTGSDIKDLPLAKVIIHRHGGKVTVQREVEGRILLRIELPVVLPKPRGGKGRQVRSAN, encoded by the coding sequence ATGATCTCGCAGATTACCGACTGGATACTGAGGATGAGCCTGAAATGGAAGCTATTGCTTCCCTTTCTCATCCTTTCTTTCATCGGCACGACCGTGCTGGTCTACATCGGGCTCAGGTCTCAAGAGAAGCTGATCAAGAACGAGGAGTTGAAAGAGCTGGCGAGGGTCTATCAGATCTTCCTGACGGTCATCGATCACCGTGAGACGCAGGCGCTTTCCCTTGCCACGATGGTCGCTGTCAACCCCATAGCCGAGGCCGCTTTGGCCCTCAGGGACCGGGAGGGGCTCTACCGCTCCTTCGTCCCCCTTTACGATGAACTTCGCAAGAACTTCGGCATCGGGCAGTTCCACTTTCATATCCCGCCCGCAAAATCCTTTCTGCGGCTGCACATGCCGGAGGAGTCCGGGGAGATGATCTCCTACCGGCGTGAGGTCATCGATGCCATGAAATCGGGCAAGGCTGTCTCCGGGCTGGAGTGGGGCCTGACCGGGCTCGGGATCCGGGGCGTGGCGCCGGTTTACTATGCCGGCGAGCTGGCCGGGACCGTGGAAATCGGATTCCCTTTCGACGCCCCGTTTCTCGAACAGCTGAAGGGCCAGTGGCAAACCGATCTCACGGTTTATGAAAAGCGCGGGGAGGACAACTACATCCTTTTGGCGACCACGGTCAAGGGGTACGCATTCTATGACCCGTTCCCCCTGAATGGGGATTTGTCCTCGGGGTGGCCCCGGATGCTGATTTCCCCCGCCGGCGCGCCCGACAGGTCGGTGCTTCTCGGGACTGTCAGTGATTTTTACGGTGAGATGGTGGCCCTGGTGCAGATCGAGGTCGACCGCTCCGCCATTATGCGGCGCCTCGAGAAGACACGCAACCTGATGTTTCTGGTCGGGGGCGTCGGCATCATCCTCTCGTTCGCCCTGACGTGGCTGGTGGCCTATCTCTTCGTCCGGCCGATCGTCGAGATCGTCCACGACGCCGACGAGATCGCCCGGGGCAGACGGGAGAAACGCCTCAAGATCAGGCCCGCCGACGAGATGGGCAGGCTCACGATCTCCCTGAACACCATGCTCGATTCGCTCCAGGCGCGGCGGCGCGAGATCGCCAACTACGCCCGCACGCTCGAGCGCAAGGTGCAGGAACGCACCGCCGACCTGGTCTCCTCCGAGGAGAAATACCGCACGCTGGTGGAGAACATCCCCTTGATCGTCTATCGTCTGCTCGATGACGGGACGACCGAGTTCCTGAACCCCTACTTTACAGAAAAGCTGGGGTATTCCATCGAGGAGGCGGTCGGCAACAAGCGCTTCTGGTGGGAGAAAGTCTGCGGATACACCGGCGGGCCGGAAGACGACATGGTCCGGCACTGCTGGGAGAACGGGGCGGAGCTGCGCGTCGAGCGGATCATCAAATCCAGAAAAGGTGAAGAACTCATTTTTATCGATCACGCCATCCCGGCCCTGGACGAGCACGGCAATGTCAAGTGGGTGGACGGCACGATGGTCGATATCACCGAGCTGAAGCTCCTGCAGGAGCGGACCCTGCAGACGGAAGAGATCCGTGTGCTCGGTGAGATTTCGGCCCGTTTCGCCCACGAGATCCGCAATCCGCTGGCCATTGCGGGGGGGTTCGCCCGGCGCCTCTGCAACGCCATGTCTCAGGATGACCCCCACTACAAGTTCGCCCAGATCATCGTAGAGGAGGTCGCCCGCCTGGAGGACATCCTCCAGATCATCCTTTCATCCATCGAGCCGTTTACCTTGACGGTCTCCCGCGTAGACCTGAACAAAAGCCTGCAGCACTGCCTCGACGGGCTGGAAGAATCGATCCAGGTGAGGCAAATTCATTTAGAGACGATCTTCGATCCGGCGCTGGATGCGATCGATGGGGATTCCGATCTGCTCCACCGGGCCTTCGAGTGCCTGCTGAAGCATGCAGTAGTCTCCTCGCCGCGCAACGATTCGCTGCTCGTCACCACCGAAAAGCGGAACGGCACCTGCGTGGTGAAGATCAGCCACCGCGCGGAGGGCCTCGGGGATGAGGATCTGGAGCAGTTCTTCTTCCCGCGCATAACGGGAAAGACCGGGTCGGATATCAAGGACCTGCCTCTGGCGAAGGTCATCATACACCGGCACGGGGGCAAGGTCACCGTTCAGCGCGAGGTCGAAGGGCGCATCCTGTTGCGGATAGAATTGCCGGTGGTTCTGCCGAAACCGCGGGGGGGCAAAGGCCGACAGGTACGTTCGGCGAATTGA
- the mazG gene encoding nucleoside triphosphate pyrophosphohydrolase: MEEKVPGGEVDRRRIRKAGPVRIELNMDWDSIGKRFIELCRLVDRLRSPGGCPWDAKQTVESIKRYLLEEAYEVVDSVEKGDPQDVCGELGDLLFQIVFMARIESETGAYDVLDVLDRIIEKMIRRHPHVFGEAQVENAEEVARNWAEIKKHENHGADSAASLLDSVPVHLPALMRAHRMTERASKYGLESGDVDALLDEARKDFRSLERAVADGGGFDQVMGDLLFTLAALARVRGGHAEDLLRLSNQRFKEDVERVESRFKSQGLDLDAVPRGRKAEVWQGIRKERA; this comes from the coding sequence GTGGAAGAGAAAGTTCCGGGGGGAGAGGTGGACCGGCGGCGAATCCGGAAAGCCGGACCGGTCCGAATCGAACTAAATATGGATTGGGACAGCATTGGAAAGCGTTTCATCGAACTCTGCCGGCTGGTGGACCGGCTGCGCTCGCCCGGCGGGTGCCCGTGGGATGCGAAACAAACGGTGGAAAGCATCAAGCGGTATCTCCTCGAAGAGGCTTACGAGGTGGTGGATTCCGTCGAGAAGGGCGATCCGCAGGATGTCTGCGGGGAATTGGGGGATCTGCTCTTTCAGATTGTTTTCATGGCCCGGATCGAGTCGGAGACAGGGGCCTATGACGTGCTGGATGTGCTCGACCGGATCATCGAGAAGATGATCCGCCGGCACCCTCATGTCTTCGGCGAAGCGCAAGTGGAGAATGCCGAAGAGGTCGCCCGGAACTGGGCGGAGATCAAGAAGCATGAGAACCACGGGGCCGATTCGGCCGCCTCCCTGCTCGACAGCGTGCCCGTGCACCTTCCGGCTCTCATGAGGGCTCATCGCATGACGGAGCGCGCCTCCAAATACGGCCTGGAATCGGGGGACGTCGATGCCTTGCTGGATGAGGCCCGGAAGGATTTCCGGTCTCTGGAGCGGGCGGTGGCCGATGGCGGCGGGTTCGATCAGGTGATGGGCGATCTGCTGTTCACGCTGGCCGCTCTGGCGAGGGTAAGGGGGGGCCATGCGGAAGACCTCCTGCGCTTGTCCAATCAGAGGTTTAAGGAGGATGTGGAGCGGGTGGAAAGCCGTTTCAAGAGCCAAGGTCTGGATCTCGATGCCGTTCCGAGGGGAAGGAAGGCGGAGGTCTGGCAGGGCATTCGGAAGGAAAGGGCGTGA
- a CDS encoding transcriptional regulator: protein MNEQEKIVFDAMVKAGAPVRPGDIAKSIGIDGKEVSKIINSLKKQGKVFSPKRCFYAPGSE from the coding sequence ATGAACGAACAGGAAAAAATCGTATTCGACGCTATGGTCAAGGCCGGCGCTCCGGTTCGCCCTGGAGACATCGCCAAAAGCATCGGCATCGACGGCAAGGAGGTCTCCAAAATCATCAACTCGCTAAAAAAACAAGGCAAGGTATTTTCCCCCAAACGCTGCTTTTATGCTCCGGGCTCCGAGTAA
- a CDS encoding Hsp20/alpha crystallin family protein translates to MLELTVWKNQQLDDLRRDIDRLFDRIWGDFGISLLPGEFIRGPAVHIAENATTLIVQVELPGADPDSLRLTVFKNVLLVQGEKPAPFARGADRHRAIENGFTPFARRIQLPCRVIEDEVEATFADGILRVVLPKQLQARSSSIRITVA, encoded by the coding sequence ATGCTCGAATTGACGGTATGGAAAAACCAGCAACTCGACGACCTGAGAAGAGACATCGACCGCCTCTTCGACCGGATATGGGGGGATTTCGGGATCTCTCTCCTGCCCGGTGAATTCATCCGCGGACCTGCTGTACACATAGCCGAAAACGCCACCACTCTGATCGTTCAGGTCGAATTGCCAGGCGCCGATCCGGATTCGCTGCGGTTGACCGTATTTAAAAACGTACTGCTTGTCCAAGGCGAAAAACCAGCTCCTTTCGCCCGCGGCGCGGATAGGCATCGAGCCATTGAAAACGGCTTCACGCCGTTTGCCAGGCGCATCCAATTGCCCTGCCGCGTCATCGAGGATGAGGTCGAGGCCACCTTCGCAGACGGAATCCTACGGGTCGTTTTGCCCAAACAGCTCCAAGCGCGCTCATCCAGCATACGTATAACCGTCGCTTGA
- the mtgA gene encoding monofunctional biosynthetic peptidoglycan transglycosylase, whose protein sequence is MPRRKKSVLRKPLKWALIGLCGFFLFTVLQVAAFRFVNPPFNSIMLWDYFKHSGVVLKRWRQAGWVPLDEISPHLRRAVLAGEDQRFLMHRGFDWRELSIVLKDMAADRGIRGASTISMQAARTVFLWPERSWLRKFLEAYYTVVMEALWSKERILEVYLNMVDWGRGYIGAESAARGYFNQSAAGLTPSQAAAMAAVLPNPHRWSPVKPNHDVVRRIERIRKDMALMPLVNGR, encoded by the coding sequence TTGCCTCGGAGGAAGAAAAGCGTTCTGAGGAAGCCTCTCAAATGGGCTCTGATAGGCCTTTGCGGGTTTTTCCTGTTTACGGTCTTGCAGGTGGCGGCCTTTCGATTCGTCAATCCGCCGTTCAATTCGATCATGCTGTGGGACTATTTCAAGCACAGCGGTGTCGTCCTCAAGCGGTGGAGGCAGGCGGGCTGGGTGCCCCTCGATGAGATATCCCCGCATCTGCGACGCGCCGTCCTGGCAGGGGAGGATCAGCGTTTTCTGATGCACCGCGGCTTCGATTGGAGGGAGCTTTCGATCGTGTTGAAGGACATGGCCGCGGACCGGGGAATCAGGGGCGCCAGCACGATATCCATGCAGGCTGCCAGGACGGTGTTTCTCTGGCCCGAACGAAGCTGGCTCAGGAAATTTCTGGAGGCCTACTACACGGTTGTGATGGAGGCCCTCTGGAGCAAGGAGAGAATTCTGGAGGTTTACCTCAATATGGTCGACTGGGGCCGGGGGTATATTGGAGCGGAGAGCGCAGCCAGGGGATATTTCAACCAATCAGCCGCCGGCCTGACGCCTTCCCAGGCCGCAGCGATGGCAGCTGTTCTGCCCAACCCGCACCGATGGTCTCCCGTCAAGCCGAACCATGATGTCGTTCGGCGCATCGAGCGCATCCGAAAAGACATGGCATTGATGCCGCTGGTGAATGGACGATGA